The following proteins are co-located in the Styela clava chromosome 15, kaStyClav1.hap1.2, whole genome shotgun sequence genome:
- the LOC120334211 gene encoding protein unc-93 homolog A-like isoform X1, with protein MGESKEKQNSNDLILRKGRRKLKILFYCHATGVHLAIATLAALQTLQTSINIKDDIGAISLTAAYITSIFFGVFCVPAVLRVFGPHVALVMSDVCYLLYCLANFYPDLVVLTIGGIISGIARALYLPSYTILVMQIASQCMQYSTTKQDGYYFNYFQSRFYGMVEAASIVGNILSYAILSGTKSDSGSEELTSGNTAISPNVTTSGDFSNSYQYCGVYDCQDPEVVENNIDQYVPPDQMSVYIFLTVVSSLSVLSVIMHSFIYPGLGTFSHKLTKVRERVTNSLEENTTKSNTDFNIDEISVTSNHNKKNDAKFQIYENEGFTNDEIKTNGNVADNDDTSSIQLSVTSIESAETSYENYWSTLKATFLFLIYPRSLMLSASALHFGMFLGFCFADLTRAYASCVAGVEMTGLFAMTFGAAGMVSALLYGRLNFPYRRYVIYAGLSVLELSMYVACYLWNPNPDTIWMVYMMFIGCGIVKGAYRQNIVETYTVHFLHNKDLALSVYNVWFMAGLGIQYGLSTFMCVETKLYTQLGIFTAAIILFGKWIRYTINLIFYIKVTPKKCLYPKNIQKCWK; from the exons ATGGGTGAATCTAAAGAGAAACAGAACAGCAATGACTTGATTTTAAGAAAAGGAAGACGAAAGTtaaaaatcttgttttattgtCATGCAACTGGTGTACATTTGGCAATAGCGACGCTTGCAGCACTACAAACACTTCAGACGAGCATTAACATAAAAGATGACATAG GCGCTATTTCATTGACTGCGGCGTATATAACATCCATATTTTTCGGAGTTTTCTGTGTCCCGGCAGTTCTACGTGTGTTCGGTCCTCATGTAGCTTTAGTGATGTCCGACGTTTGTTATTTACTATATTGTTTGGCAAATTTTTATCCAG ATTTGGTTGTCCTGACAATCGGAGGCATAATCAGCGGAATCGCTCGAGCACTTTATCTTCCAAGTTACACAATTCTCGTTATGCAAATCGCTTCACAATGTATGCAATACTCAACAACGAAACAAGATGgatattatttcaattattttcaaagtcGATTTTATGGAATGGTTGAAGCTGCTTCG ATAGTTGGAAACATTTTATCTTACGCAATCTTGTCAGGAACAAAATCCGACTCAGGTTCAGAAGAACTTACATCTGGTAACACTGCAATTTCTCCTAACGTTACAACATCTGGCGATTTTTCAAACTCGTACCAATACTGTGGAGTATACGATTGTCAAGATCCAGAAGTTGTCGAGAACAATATAGATCAGTATGTTCCCCCAGATCAAATGAGTGTATATATATTCTTAACTGTCGTTAGCAGCCTATCGGTTCTTTCAGTTATCATGCATTCTTTCATATATCCGGGTCTTGGAACTTTTAGTCATAAATTGACCAAAGTAAGAGAGCGAGTGACCAACAGTCTTGAAGAAAACACAACAAAATCCAATACTGATTTCAACATTGATGAAATCAGTGTGACATCAAACCACAACAAGAAAAATGACgccaaatttcaaatatatgaaaatgaagGTTTCACAAACGACGAGATTAAAACAAACGGGAATGTGGCGGATAATGATGACACCAGTTCAATACAGTTGTCCGTGACTTCCATTGAAAGTGCAGAG ACAAGTTATGAAAACTACTGGTCAACTCTAAAAGCAACGTTTTTGTTTCTCATTTATCCTCGCTCTCTGATGCTGAGTGCatccgcattgcattttggaatgTTTCTTGGATTCTGTTTTGCTGATCTTACCAGAGCATACGCTTCTTGCGTCGCAGGAGTTGAAATG acTGGCCTTTTTGCCATGACATTCGGAGCAGCGGGTATGGTGTCCGCTTTGTTATATGGAAGATTGAACTTCCCATACCGGCGATACGTTATTTATGCGGGATTGTCAGTGTTAGAATTATCGATGTACGTCGCTTGCTATTTATGGAATCCCAATCCCGACACAATATGGATGGTTTATATGATGTTTATAGGATGTGGAATTGTAAAAGGAGCTTACAGACAAAATATTGTTG AAACTTACACTGTACATTTTCTACACAACAAAGATCTCGCGCTCAGTGTTTACAATGTTTGGTTTATGGCGGGATTGGGAATTCAATATGGTTTGAGTACTTTTATGTGCGTTGAGACAAAACTGTACACACAATTAGGTATTTTTACAGCAGCAATAATACTTTTTGGTAAGTGGATCAGGTACactattaatttgattttttatatcaaagttaCCCCTAAAAAATGTCTGTATCCGAAAAACATACAGAAATGTTGGAAATGA
- the LOC120334211 gene encoding protein unc-93 homolog A-like isoform X2 codes for MGESKEKQNSNDLILRKGRRKLKILFYCHATGVHLAIATLAALQTLQTSINIKDDIGAISLTAAYITSIFFGVFCVPAVLRVFGPHVALVMSDVCYLLYCLANFYPDLVVLTIGGIISGIARALYLPSYTILVMQIASQCMQYSTTKQDGYYFNYFQSRFYGMVEAASIVGNILSYAILSGTKSDSGSEELTSGNTAISPNVTTSGDFSNSYQYCGVYDCQDPEVVENNIDQYVPPDQMSVYIFLTVVSSLSVLSVIMHSFIYPGLGTFSHKLTKVRERVTNSLEENTTKSNTDFNIDEISVTSNHNKKNDAKFQIYENEGFTNDEIKTNGNVADNDDTSSIQLSVTSIESAETSYENYWSTLKATFLFLIYPRSLMLSASALHFGMFLGFCFADLTRAYASCVAGVEMTGLFAMTFGAAGMVSALLYGRLNFPYRRYVIYAGLSVLELSMYVACYLWNPNPDTIWMVYMMFIGCGIVKGAYRQNIVETYTVHFLHNKDLALSVYNVWFMAGLGIQYGLSTFMCVETKLYTQLGIFTAAIILFVLVEFIYMRGNGVEKNQNNEIKTKL; via the exons ATGGGTGAATCTAAAGAGAAACAGAACAGCAATGACTTGATTTTAAGAAAAGGAAGACGAAAGTtaaaaatcttgttttattgtCATGCAACTGGTGTACATTTGGCAATAGCGACGCTTGCAGCACTACAAACACTTCAGACGAGCATTAACATAAAAGATGACATAG GCGCTATTTCATTGACTGCGGCGTATATAACATCCATATTTTTCGGAGTTTTCTGTGTCCCGGCAGTTCTACGTGTGTTCGGTCCTCATGTAGCTTTAGTGATGTCCGACGTTTGTTATTTACTATATTGTTTGGCAAATTTTTATCCAG ATTTGGTTGTCCTGACAATCGGAGGCATAATCAGCGGAATCGCTCGAGCACTTTATCTTCCAAGTTACACAATTCTCGTTATGCAAATCGCTTCACAATGTATGCAATACTCAACAACGAAACAAGATGgatattatttcaattattttcaaagtcGATTTTATGGAATGGTTGAAGCTGCTTCG ATAGTTGGAAACATTTTATCTTACGCAATCTTGTCAGGAACAAAATCCGACTCAGGTTCAGAAGAACTTACATCTGGTAACACTGCAATTTCTCCTAACGTTACAACATCTGGCGATTTTTCAAACTCGTACCAATACTGTGGAGTATACGATTGTCAAGATCCAGAAGTTGTCGAGAACAATATAGATCAGTATGTTCCCCCAGATCAAATGAGTGTATATATATTCTTAACTGTCGTTAGCAGCCTATCGGTTCTTTCAGTTATCATGCATTCTTTCATATATCCGGGTCTTGGAACTTTTAGTCATAAATTGACCAAAGTAAGAGAGCGAGTGACCAACAGTCTTGAAGAAAACACAACAAAATCCAATACTGATTTCAACATTGATGAAATCAGTGTGACATCAAACCACAACAAGAAAAATGACgccaaatttcaaatatatgaaaatgaagGTTTCACAAACGACGAGATTAAAACAAACGGGAATGTGGCGGATAATGATGACACCAGTTCAATACAGTTGTCCGTGACTTCCATTGAAAGTGCAGAG ACAAGTTATGAAAACTACTGGTCAACTCTAAAAGCAACGTTTTTGTTTCTCATTTATCCTCGCTCTCTGATGCTGAGTGCatccgcattgcattttggaatgTTTCTTGGATTCTGTTTTGCTGATCTTACCAGAGCATACGCTTCTTGCGTCGCAGGAGTTGAAATG acTGGCCTTTTTGCCATGACATTCGGAGCAGCGGGTATGGTGTCCGCTTTGTTATATGGAAGATTGAACTTCCCATACCGGCGATACGTTATTTATGCGGGATTGTCAGTGTTAGAATTATCGATGTACGTCGCTTGCTATTTATGGAATCCCAATCCCGACACAATATGGATGGTTTATATGATGTTTATAGGATGTGGAATTGTAAAAGGAGCTTACAGACAAAATATTGTTG AAACTTACACTGTACATTTTCTACACAACAAAGATCTCGCGCTCAGTGTTTACAATGTTTGGTTTATGGCGGGATTGGGAATTCAATATGGTTTGAGTACTTTTATGTGCGTTGAGACAAAACTGTACACACAATTAGGTATTTTTACAGCAGCAATAATACTTTTTG TTTTAGTTGAATTCATCTACATGCGGGGCAATGGCGTagagaaaaatcaaaataacgAGATTAAAACAAAACTATGA
- the LOC120334213 gene encoding protein unc-93 homolog A-like: MEESKEKQNSNDLILRKGRRKLKILFYCHATGVHLAIATLVALQTLQTSINIKDDIGAISLTAAYITSIFFGVFCVPAVLRVFGPHVALVMSDVCYLLYCLANFYPDLVVLTIGGIISGIARALYLPSYTILVMQIASQCMEYSTTKQDGYYFNYFQSRFYGMVEAASIVGNILSYAILSGTKSDSSSGELTSGNTTISPNVTTPGDFSNSYQYCGVYDCQDPGVVENNIDQYVPPDQMSVYIFLTVVSSLSVLSVIMHAFIYPGLGTFSHKLTKVKERVTNSLEENTTKSDTDFNVDEISATSNNNQKNDAKFQIYVNEGFTNDENKSNGNVAEYDDTNSIQLSVTSIESAETTSHANYWSTLKATFLFLIYPRSLMLSVSAFHFGMFFGFCFADLTRAYASCVAGVEMTGLFAMTFGAAGMVSALLYGRLNFPYRRYVIYAGLSVLELSMYVACYLWNPNPDTIWMVYMMFIGCGIVKGAYRQNIVETYTVHFLHNKDLALSVYNVWFTAGLGVQYGLSTFMCVETKLYTQLGIFTAAIILFVLVEFIYMRGDGVKKNEKNEIKTKL, translated from the exons ATGGAAGAATCTAAAGAAAAACAGAACAGCAATGACTTGATTTTGAGAAAAGGAAGACGGAAGTtaaaaatcttgttttattgCCATGCAACTGGTGTACATTTGGCGATAGCGACGCTTGTAGCGCTACAAACACTTCAGACGAGCATTAACATAAAAGATGACATAG GCGCTATTTCATTGACTGCGGCGTATATAACATCCATATTTTTCGGAGTTTTCTGTGTCCCGGCAGTTCTACGTGTGTTCGGTCCTCATGTAGCTTTAGTGATGTCCGACGTTTGTTATTTACTATATTGTTTGGCAAATTTTTATCCAG ATTTGGTTGTCCTGACAATCGGAGGCATAATCAGCGGAATCGCTCGAGCACTTTATCTTCCAAGTTACACAATTCTCGTTATGCAAATCGCTTCACAATGTATGGAATACTCAACAACGAAACAAGATGgatattatttcaattattttcaaagtcGATTTTATGGGATGGTTGAAGCTGCTTCG ATAGTTGGAAACATTTTGTCTTACGCAATCTTGTCAGGAACAAAATCCGACTCAAGTTCAGGAGAACTTACATCTGGTAACACTACAATTTCTCCTAACGTTACAACACCTGGCGATTTTTCAAACTCGTACCAATACTGTGGAGTATACGATTGTCAAGATCCAGGAGTTGTCGAGAACAATATAGATCAGTACGTTCCCCCAGATCAAATGAGTGTATATATATTCTTAACTGTCGTTAGCAGCCTATCGGTTCTTTCAGTTATCATGCATGCTTTCATATATCCGGGTCTTGGAACTTTTAGTCATAAATTGACCAAAGTAAAAGAGCGCGTGACCAACAGTCTTGAAGAAAACACAACAAAATCTGACACTGATTTTAACGTTGATGAAATCAGTGCGACATCAAACAATAACCAGAAAAATGAcgcaaaatttcaaatatatgtaaatGAAGGTTTTACAAACGACGAGAATAAATCAAACGGGAATGTGGCGGAATATGATGACACCAATTCAATACAGTTGTCCGTGACGTCCATTGAAAGTGCAGAG ACAACAAGTCATGCAAACTACTGGTCGACTCTAAAAGCAACGTTTTTGTTTCTCATTTATCCTCGCTCTCTAATGTTGAGCGTATCTGCATTTCATTTTGGAATGTTTTTTGGATTCTGCTTTGCTGATCTTACCAGAGCGTATGCTTCTTGTGTCGCAGGAGTTGAAATG acTGGCCTTTTTGCCATGACATTTGGAGCAGCGGGTATGGTGTCCGCATTATTATATGGAAGACTGAACTTTCCATACCGGCGATACGTTATTTATGCGGGATTGTCAGTGTTAGAATTATCGATGTACGTTGCTTGCTATCTATGGAATCCTAATCCCGACACAATATGGATGGTTTATATGATGTTTATAGGATGTGGAATTGTTAAAGGAGCCTACAGACAAAATATTGTTG AGACTTACACTGTACATTTTCTACACAACAAAGATCTCGCGCTTAGTGTTTACAATGTCTGGTTTACGGCGGGATTGGGAGTTCAATATGGTTTGAGTACTTTTATGTGCGTTGAGACAAAACTATACACACAATTAGGTATTTTTACGGCAGCAATAATACTTTTTG TTTTAGTTGAATTCATCTACATGCGGGGCGATGGtgtaaagaaaaatgaaaagaacGAGATTAAAACAAAACTATAA
- the LOC120334569 gene encoding protein unc-93 homolog A-like — MVMDGDEKFGNEKVLRKARKKVKLLFYWKTIGILLAISAVAALQTLQTSINIEDDIGAIALTAGYVASIFFSLLCVPALLRLSGPNVALVVGDICFLIYCLTNFYPELYVLTFGAVISGIARSVFFPTYTILVMEIASTCTEFSTSKPEKYYFNYFQSRFYGMLESSSIIGNILSYGILYGTKSAPANTEVSTTQEPNTTQQSNTTWNPTDPYQYCGVDDCQDPTVVSESIDQYVPPDKTSIYILIFSASALTIISILLHAFVYPGLGVFSHKLEKEKDRVTSKTTEQKFESLDSKKKISVISNSIIEELGNDNPDFVFGELELYDDSIDGDTKDPDNLNTYEAQKSMMGESKDIGGKASAETIAVTQSKPSYWKTLKATLYFLIYPRSLMLSMTTLHFGMMLGFVYADLTRAYASCVAGVEMTGLFAMSFGAAGILAALLYGKLNFPHRRHIMYAICCILVLAMYITCYVWDHEPSSTWVLYIIFIGFGAVKGLFRQNIVEAYALHFPDKRDVAFSVYNVWYTGGLAIQYGFSTFMCVEDKLYTQFALYLTSIILFVVVEVVYMRKRDESGSGKHKEEISKTKL, encoded by the exons ATGGTCATGGATGGAGACGAGAAATTTGGAAATGAGAAAGTCCTAAGAAAAGCTAGGAAAAAAGTGAAGTTGTTATTCTACTGGAAGACAATTGGAATATTGTTAGCAATATCAGCAGTCGCAGCTTTACAAACCCTACAAACCAGCATCAATATTGAAGACGATATCG GGGCCATCGCCTTGACAGCGGGGTATGTCGCTTCCATATTTTTCAGTCTCCTCTGCGTTCCAGCATTGCTGAGACTATCGGGGCCAAACGTAGCTCTGGTCGTCGGTGACATTTGTTTCTTGATTTATTGCTTGACAAACTTTTACCCAG AATTATACGTTTTAACATTCGGCGCAGTCATCAGTGGAATAGCTAGATCTGTTTTCTTCCCAACTTACACAATTCTGGTTATGGAAATAGCATCAACATGTACTGAATTTTCAACATCAAAGCCAGAGAAATATTACTTCAACTACTTTCAGAGCAGATTTTATGGAATGCTGGAGAGTTCGTCA ATAATTGGCAACATCTTATCTTATGGAATTCTCTATGGTACAAAGTCTGCACCAGCCAACACCGAAGTATCCACCACCCAAGAACCAAATACTACACAACAATCCAACACAACCTGGAATCCTACAGACCCTTATCAGTATTGCGGAGTCGATGATTGCCAGGATCCTACAGTTGTTAGCGAAAGCATCGACCAGTACGTTCCCCCAGATAAAACCAGCatctatattttaattttcagcgCAAGTGCACTAACAATAATATCCATACTGTTGCACGCATTCGTGTATCCAGGATTGGGAGTGTTCAGTCACAAATTGGAGAAAGAGAAAGACAGAGTAACATCGAAAACGACAGAGCAAAAGTTTGAATCTTTAGATTCAAAGAAGAAAATTAGCGTTATATCCAATAGCATCATCGAAGAATTGGGAAACGATAACCCAGATTTTGTTTTCGGTGAGCTCGAACTCTATGACGACAGTATTGACGGAGACACCAAAGATCCAGATAATTTGAATACATACGAAGCACAGAAGTCTATGATGGGTGAATCTAAAGATATCGGTGGTAAAGCATCAGCAGAAACCATTGCG GTAACACAAAGCAAACCCAGTTACTGGAAAACTCTGAAAGCAACACTGTATTTTCTAATTTATCCACGATCACTGATGTTGAGCATGACAACACTACACTTTGGAATGATGCTTGGATTCGTCTATGCTGATCTCACGCGAGCGTATGCATCATGTGTTGCTGGAGTTGAAATG ACGGGACTATTTGCCATGTCATTCGGAGCAGCAGGTATCCTGGCGGCTCTACTGTACGGAAAGTTGAACTTTCCCCATCGACGACACATAATGTATGCAATATGTTGCATACTCGTGTTAGCTATGTACATCACATGCTACGTTTGGGATCACGAGCCTAGCTCTACTTGGGTCTTGTACATAATTTTCATAGGATTTGGCGCAGTCAAGGGTTTGTTTAGACAAAATATTGTAG AAGCCTACGCTTTACATTTCCCTGATAAGAGAGATGTCGCGTTCAGCGTTTACAACGTATGGTATACAGGCGGCTTGGCAATTCAATACGGATTCAGTACCTTTATGTGCGTTGAGGACAAATTATATACACAATTTGCATTGTATTTGACGAGTATCATATTATTTG TGGTGGTTGAAGTCGTTTATATGAGAAAAAGGGATGAATCCGGATCCGGAAAACACAAGGAAGAGATTTCCAAGACAAAACTGTGA
- the LOC120334654 gene encoding protein unc-93 homolog A-like, whose amino-acid sequence MDYSVKEARKKIRHLFYWKTSGVILAISSLAALQTLQTSINIEGNVGSISLTAGYITSILFSVFCCPIIIKRLGSNVGIVVADACYLVYCLSNFYPELGVLTFGAVVSGVARSLYFPTYTILIIQLATTSTDIGPQKSDGYYFDLFQSRFYTSVESVSIIGNGLSYSILYGISAAISSGSDETAIVPNVTATPNITTSVALVDPYRYCGVNDCQDPSVVSESIDQYVPPAKISVIVLITVASSLCISAVLIHALIYPGIGSFSHKLEQIKELVVNSNDVSIHVSNVTTDISLQGDVADNNNNDTDKKVLDTVTCYQNSSFSDDEKDISLNGYTIPSPEEKKKIDSSSITLSEDNVPNETKNQQDVERPADNDKKEEKVEKSYLEILKATGVFLIHPQSLMLSISVLHHGMMLGFVFADMTRAYASCVAGVETTGLFAIVFGAPAMLSANIYGKLIFPHRRYVLYGASCGLEFLLYVGCYMWVPDPDTIWLVYLLFAGFGLVNGIFRQNIVAVFNIHFSDNKDVAFSVFNVWFMGGLGVQYGLSTFMCVEDKLYTQVAVLVLGVVLFVVTELIYTTGKKNSNTQQDVENTYVEKRTKL is encoded by the exons ATGGATTATTCGGTAAAAGAGGCCAGGAAAAAGATTCGTCATTTGTTTTATTGGAAAACATCTGGAGTAATATTAGCTATATCTTCACTCGCTGCGTTGCAAACTCTTCAGACAAGTATAAATATCGAAGGAAATGTCG GATCTATATCACTGACTGCAGGCTACATCACATCAATATTATTTAGTGTATTCTGCTGTCCTATCATAATCAAACGTCTGGGGTCGAATGTTGGAATAGTCGTCGCAGATGCATGCTATTTGGTCTACTGTTTATCGAATTTTTATCCTG AACTTGGGGTTCTAACATTCGGAGCCGTGGTGAGCGGTGTGGCAAGATCATTGTATTTTCCAACTTATACAATCTTGATAATTCAACTTGCAACTACAAGTACCGATATCGGACCACAAAAATCGGATGGATATTATTTTGACCTGTTTCAGAGCAGATTCTACACGAGTGTGGAAAGCGTATCT ATTATCGGGAATGGCTTGTCCTACTCCATTCTGTACGGCATATCTGCAGCAATCAGTTCCGGCAGCGATGAAACTGCAATAGTACCGAATGTAACAGCCACACCAAACATAACAACGTCAGTAGCCTTAGTCGACCCATACAGATACTGTGGCGTTAACGACTGCCAGGATCCTTCCGTTGTCAGCGAAAGTATAGATCAGTACGTACCTCCAGCAAAAATCAGCGTTATCGTGCTCATTACAGTTGCAAGTTCCCTCTGTATATCTGCAGTTTTAATACACGCTTTGATCTATCCTGGTATCGGCTCATTCAGTCACAAACTCGAGCAAATTAAAGAACTTGTCGTCAACAGCAATGACGTCAGCATTCACGTTTCAAACGTAACGACTGACATCTCACTTCAAGGCGATGTCGCCGATAATAACAATAACGACACGGACAAAAAGGTTTTGGATACAGTGACTTGCTATCAAAATTCCAGCTTCAGTGATGACGAAAAAGACATTTCGCTTAATGGATATACAATTCCTTCACcagaagaaaagaaaaaaattgacagTTCTTCTATAACTCTGTCCGAAGATAACGTCCCTAATGAGACTAAAAATCAGCAAGATGTCGAACGTCCGGCGGATAATGATAAGAAG GAAGAAAAAGTTGAAAAGAGCTATTTGGAAATACTGAAAGCAACAGGAGTGTTTCTAATTCATCCCCAATCATTAATGCTGAGTATTTCAGTTCTCCACCACGGAATGATGCTTGGATTTGTTTTCGCTGACATGACTAGAGCTTACGCCTCATGCGTTGCAGGAGTTGAAACG ACGGGACTTTTCGCTATTGTTTTTGGCGCACCGGCAATGTTATCTGCAAACATATATGGAAAGCTGATCTTCCCTCATAGACGATATGTTTTATACGGAGCATCATGTGGACTCGAATTTCTTTTGTATGTTGGCTGTTATATGTGGGTGCCAGATCCGGATACTATTTGGCTTGTTTATCTTCTCTTTGCTGGATTTGGACTAGTGAATGGAATATTTCGTCAAAATATTGTAG cgGTATTCAATATTCATTTCTCGGACAATAAAGACGTGGCTTTCAGCGTCTTTAACGTTTGGTTCATGGGTGGGTTAGGAGTGCAGTATGGCCTCAGTACTTTTATGTGTGTCGAAGACAAGCTATATACTCAAGTAGCTGTGCTGGTTCTTGGGGTTGTATTATTTG TCGTTACGGAGTTGATTTACACGACGGGAAAGAAAAATTCGAACACACAACAAGATGTGGAAAATACATACGTCGAAAAGAGAACtaaattgtga
- the LOC120334653 gene encoding glucokinase regulatory protein-like, whose product MDNTPFTERSNEITEKIDVSTPAEMVELLRLTDSEIFSGVNTEGLFSERVLESISGVTSLVEEFLRNFPPEDIAIVLAGCGTSGRLGYLISKVCNKLTSKLSKGRPFYYSIAGGNKSILTSQEAPEDDPNAGVQSLLEICHNKKKVIYFGITCGISAPFVGGQLDYCMKHLDKFIPVLLGFNPLNMARDVEIVGWDKTLRTVASDLNVVSLEGKGFVINPVLGGEAITGSSRMKGGTATKVILETIFLSALNDIGKDTSNTRSCGNVTSILKLYEEVCRNFYKTTANVMSALVQRGGVALTADAKIRYVASGWMGVVPLIDSTECPPTFGSSVDDVRGFVHGGYDFLGIENFGQQEKYFQLGVNDFIKMYKSQDVGNDAVIVFIQSQDDPIMTSILNNDLGDVLINLKGKNKIVAVLLENPTAEKICETDMNKYFDDILRVTFPEYDKTALTYWSVTCREALEESLYSCCLKWLVNATSTGGHVLLGKVFMNYMCDVKVSNNKLYYRAIEIIKKMCHGVSHEKATNSLLKSIYETNVVTEERRNKTVAEHYIFAARKDKVVPLAIVLAKMDCSVKVAKETLQKHSVVRQAILEMAKPLE is encoded by the exons ATGGACAACACTCCTTTCACTGAACGCAGCAATgaaattacagaaaaaatagaCGTTAGTACTCCTGCAGAAATGGTTGAACTTCTGCGGCTGACTGATTCGGAGATATTTTCTGGTGTAAATACAGAG GGGTTGTTTTCCGAACGAGTCTTGGAGAGCATCAGTGGAGTAACTAGTTTGGTTGAGGAGTTCCTTCGAAATTTTCCTCCAGAGGACATAGCTATTGTACTTGCAGGATGTGGAACTTCAGGACGATTAGGATATCTCATATCC AAAGTATGTAACAAACTAACGAGCAAACTTTCGAAGGGGAGGCCATTCTATTACTCGATCGCTGGTGGAAACAA GTCGATACTCACGTCACAAGAGGCGCCAGAAGACGATCCCAATGCTGGGGTGCAATCGCTGTTAGAG ATTTGCCACAACAAGAAAAAGGTTATCTACTTTGGCATTACTTGTGGAATTTCAGCTCCATTCGTCGGAGGACAACTTGATTACTGTATGAAACACTTAGATAAATTCATACCGGTTTTGTTGGGTTTTAACCCCCTCAACATGGCAAG AGATGTCGAAATTGTTGGCTGGGATAAAACCTTGAGAACCG TTGCATCTGATTTAAACGTCGTCTCTCTTGAAGGAAAGGGTTTTGTTATCAACCCAGTGTTAGGG GGGGAAGCTATAACGGGATCATCTCGTATGAAGGGAGGTACTGCAACCAAGGTGATATTGGAAACAATCTTTTTGTCTGCCCTGAATGATATTGGAAAAGACACATCGAACACCAGAAGTTGTGGGAACGTCACAAGTATATTAAAACTCTATGAAGAAGTTTGCAG aaatttctaTAAAACAACTGCTAATGTCATGTCAGCCCTAGTGCAACGAGGTGGAGTTGCGTTGACAGCAGATGCAAAAATCCGCTATGTAGCGTCCGGTTGGATGGGTGTGGTACCGCTTATTGATTCTACAGAATGCCCGCCTACATTTGGATCAA GTGTTGATGACGTTCGTGGATTCGTTCACGGAGGATACGATTTTCTCGGAATAGAAAATTTTGGACAGCAG GAGAAATACTTTCAACTTGGCGTGAACGATTTTATCAAAATGTATAAATCTCAAGACGTTGGCAATGACGCAGTAATCGTCTTCATTCAATCACAAGATGACCCGATCATGACGTCAATATTAAATAACG aCTTGGGCGATGTTCTCATAAACCTCAAaggaaaaaacaaaattgtggCAGTTTTGTTGGAGAACCCTACAGCCGAGAAGATATGTGAAACGGATATG AACAAGTATTTCGATGATATTCTACGAGTAACTTTCCCCGAGTATGACAAGACGGCACTCACTTATTGGAGTGTGACATGCAGAGAAGCTCTTGAGGAATCTCTCTATAGTTGTTGCCTGAAATGGCTGGTCAATGCCACGTCTACTGGAGGGCATGTCTTATTGGGCAAG GTTTTTATGAATTACATGTGTGATGTGAAAGTCAGCAATAATAAACTTTATTATAGAGCAATTGAAATTATCAAG AAAATGTGTCATGGCGTTAGTCACGAGAAAGCTACAAACTCTTTACTGAAATCGATTTACGAAACAAACGTTGTTACTGAAGAAAGACGTAACAAAACTGTTGCTGAGCATTATATATTTGCAGCCAGGAAAGACAAG gtCGTACCTCTTGCAATTGTTTTAGCTAAAATGGACTGTTCGGTCAAAGTGGCAAAGGAGACATTACAAAAACACTCTGTTGTTAGGCAGGCAATACTTGAAATGGCAAAACCACTGGAATAA